GGGTTTCATGAGCatatgaaattaaaagaatctCCCGCTGAGTTGAATCGATTACATTCGAGTCtgagaaatattttcatgtgcTCACATCACCTTTCATCATTTACCCATCGTACCGATCTTCCATCCTAATGTTCTAGGATCAATTCTGTCCTCAGAAACATTAattgaaggaggaaaaaaatagaaaacggtttgaagaaaaagaggaatCAAGCCGGCCTGACAAATACAGAGTGAGCTTTCTAATAGCCCATTAGGAGATTGAGACATAGATTAAAACTCATTGTGATCATTTCAATTCATCATAATAGGAACTCTTATAAGTGATATTTAACAATTCTTGCGCTTGGAAACAGTGTGCATACCAAATTCCACTACTCAAAACAAGAGGCTCACTCCCATTGGTTCTTAAAAGATTAAACATTCTCCCTAGATGATAGGGTGATAACTCGCTCACACCGTgaaagcaaaaaggaaatataGCAATTGCAATTAATCAAAGGCGAGAAAAGGCTTGTTGTTGCGGCAACTTAAGATGGTTAAACATTTCTTTGATGAATGCTAAAGTCACCGGAACACAAACCATTTGATTTAACCTCCTTCCCAGTTCGCCGTCATAGGCATACTCATCTGGCAGCTCTAAGAAATATGGCCAGTGCGGCAGACAATGATCATCAACTGTGGCTTTGCCTTCTTCATCAGGGGTAGGGCATGAACTGGAATGTAAGCTAGCTTCTGCTTTCCCACAATGGACGACTAGTTAACAGACAACTTGAAACATAAAAGTGTATACCTTAATATGGTATCGCAAAGGCTCAAGCTGTTTTCATGCTTAAGAAAGACCTGAAGCATAGCTTTGAATAGATTGTTCAGGCCAATCAGGTAAGAA
This region of Eucalyptus grandis isolate ANBG69807.140 chromosome 8, ASM1654582v1, whole genome shotgun sequence genomic DNA includes:
- the LOC104417268 gene encoding uncharacterized protein LOC104417268, yielding MDQDNLEYYQGLYFQVEDYSMECGNEDSDELIANALQEELSQLATTDTDQSVHEESEKLQSSFFLPDWPEQSIQSYASVVHCGKAEASLHSSSCPTPDEEGKATVDDHCLPHWPYFLELPDEYAYDGELGRRLNQMVCVPVTLAFIKEMFNHLKLPQQQAFSRL